In Deinococcus proteolyticus MRP, a single genomic region encodes these proteins:
- a CDS encoding aspartate carbamoyltransferase catalytic subunit: MTAAGISGRPRNLLDFEGWSPERLQGLLESSDTMLQVLSRPVKKVPALQGLSVCTAFFENSTRTKISFELAAKRMSADVVSFAASSSSLSKGESLRDTIETLTSYQVDAYVVRHAASGAAHLVARYSGKPVINAGDGRRAHPTQALLDAYTIRQEYGDLKGKKVAIIGDILHSRVARSNAELLPKLGAEVVLCGPATLLPLELGQMPGVTVTTNPLEAVRGAHAVMALRLQHERMEGGYLASLQDYIDTYQVNSALMAEAESGAIALHPGPINRDVEISSEIADGESSRILKQVENGQAVRMAVLYSLLVGRD, translated from the coding sequence ATGACCGCCGCAGGAATCAGTGGCCGCCCCCGCAACCTGCTGGACTTCGAGGGTTGGTCCCCCGAGCGCCTGCAAGGCCTGCTCGAAAGCAGCGACACCATGCTGCAAGTGCTCTCGCGCCCGGTCAAAAAAGTGCCTGCCCTGCAAGGCCTCAGCGTCTGCACCGCTTTTTTCGAGAACTCTACCCGCACCAAAATCAGCTTCGAGCTGGCCGCCAAGCGCATGAGCGCCGACGTGGTGAGCTTCGCCGCGAGTTCGTCCAGCCTCAGCAAGGGCGAGAGCCTACGCGACACCATCGAAACGCTCACCTCCTATCAGGTGGACGCTTACGTGGTGCGCCACGCCGCCAGCGGAGCCGCGCATCTGGTGGCCCGCTACAGCGGCAAGCCCGTGATTAACGCGGGCGATGGCCGCCGCGCCCACCCCACTCAGGCGCTGCTGGACGCCTACACCATTCGCCAGGAGTACGGCGACCTGAAGGGCAAAAAAGTCGCCATCATCGGGGATATCCTGCACAGCCGCGTGGCCCGCTCCAACGCCGAGCTGCTGCCCAAGCTGGGCGCGGAAGTTGTGCTGTGCGGCCCCGCCACCCTGCTGCCTCTGGAACTCGGCCAGATGCCTGGCGTGACCGTGACCACCAATCCCCTTGAAGCGGTGCGCGGCGCTCACGCAGTGATGGCGCTACGGCTGCAGCACGAGCGGATGGAAGGCGGCTACCTCGCCAGCTTGCAGGACTACATCGACACCTATCAGGTGAATTCCGCCCTGATGGCCGAGGCCGAGTCGGGCGCGATTGCCCTGCACCCCGGCCCGATTAACCGCGACGTGGAAATCAGCTCTGAGATTGCCGACGGCGAAAGCAGCCGCATCCTCAAGCAGGTCGAAAACGGCCAGGCGGTGCGGATGGCGGTGCTGTATAGCCTGCTGGTCGGGCGGGACTGA
- the pyrR gene encoding bifunctional pyr operon transcriptional regulator/uracil phosphoribosyltransferase PyrR has translation MPDTAQPKAVILDSHEVRRAMTRIAHEIIERNKGAEGLALIGVHTRGIPLAARLAAKLSELEGVEVPTGSLDITLYRDDLSEVARQPIIRETQVPFDLAQRRVILVDDVLFTGRTVRAALDALIDIGRPTGIQLAVLVDRGHRELPIRADYVGKNLPTAQDEVVKVKLQETDGTDSVELWDRPELDREAGLDRRGEHA, from the coding sequence ATGCCTGACACTGCACAGCCCAAGGCCGTGATTCTGGACAGCCATGAAGTGCGCCGCGCCATGACCCGCATTGCCCACGAGATTATCGAGCGTAACAAGGGCGCCGAGGGCCTGGCCCTGATCGGCGTGCATACACGCGGCATTCCGCTGGCCGCCCGCCTGGCCGCCAAGCTCAGCGAGCTGGAGGGGGTAGAGGTGCCCACCGGCAGCCTGGACATCACCCTCTACCGCGACGACCTGAGCGAAGTGGCCCGGCAGCCCATCATCCGCGAGACGCAGGTGCCGTTCGACCTGGCGCAGCGCCGGGTGATTCTGGTGGACGACGTGCTGTTTACCGGCCGCACGGTCCGCGCCGCGCTGGACGCTCTGATAGACATCGGGCGGCCCACCGGCATTCAGCTGGCCGTGCTGGTGGACCGGGGGCACCGCGAGCTGCCCATTCGCGCCGACTACGTGGGCAAGAACCTGCCCACCGCACAGGACGAGGTGGTCAAGGTGAAACTGCAGGAGACCGACGGCACCGACAGTGTGGAGCTGTGGGACCGGCCTGAACTGGACCGGGAAGCCGGCCTGGACCGCAGGGGTGAGCACGCATGA
- a CDS encoding endonuclease III domain-containing protein, whose translation MAAPRAPRLTPADLPAPDWWMEGIEALLDAHGFGPGGVSLTPNPEPLDGLIRLILAQQNTWAVAQRQWEALKAAYPHWEAALLAEPEEIETVLRGAGGGLACSKSRAVWGILRRLEEERGRPSLRFLHRLPPAEARTVLQALPGVGQRTASLLLLFHLAQPAAAVDSNIERLLHRLEVVPPGWKADRQELWLEGVLPADAPLRAAFHRAGVRHGREICTRHAPRCPACVLREWCPSAQFFVTESAPD comes from the coding sequence TTGGCTGCGCCCCGCGCTCCCCGTCTCACACCTGCTGACCTGCCCGCGCCCGACTGGTGGATGGAGGGGATAGAGGCGCTGCTGGACGCGCATGGATTTGGCCCTGGCGGCGTCTCCCTGACCCCCAATCCCGAGCCGCTGGACGGCCTGATCCGCCTGATTCTGGCCCAGCAGAACACCTGGGCCGTGGCCCAGCGGCAGTGGGAAGCCCTGAAGGCTGCCTATCCACACTGGGAAGCTGCCCTGCTGGCCGAGCCGGAAGAGATAGAAACTGTGCTGCGCGGTGCCGGCGGCGGCCTGGCCTGCTCCAAGTCCAGGGCAGTGTGGGGCATCCTGCGCCGGCTGGAAGAGGAGCGGGGGCGGCCTTCCCTGCGCTTTCTGCACCGCCTACCCCCGGCCGAGGCCCGCACGGTGCTTCAGGCGCTCCCCGGTGTGGGGCAGCGCACCGCCAGCCTTCTGCTGCTGTTTCATCTGGCGCAGCCGGCGGCAGCGGTAGACAGCAACATCGAGCGGCTGCTGCACCGCCTGGAAGTGGTACCGCCCGGCTGGAAGGCCGACCGCCAGGAGCTGTGGCTGGAAGGCGTGCTGCCAGCGGACGCTCCCCTGCGGGCCGCCTTTCACCGTGCCGGAGTGCGCCATGGACGTGAAATCTGCACCCGCCATGCTCCCAGATGCCCCGCGTGTGTGCTGCGGGAGTGGTGCCCCTCGGCACAGTTCTTCGTAACGGAATCGGCGCCGGACTAG
- the msrA gene encoding peptide-methionine (S)-S-oxide reductase MsrA, with protein MTQAHPSEQAIFAGGCFWCTEAVMLRVRGVQQVESGYIGGRRPNPSYEQVCTGVTGHAEAVRVTFDPAEVSYRDLLHIFFGTHDPTTLNRQGADRGTQYRSALFPLTDAQRAEAQAVIEELNTSTFGGAIVTSIEEPSEFYVAEEYHQDYYANNPQNPYCSAVVGPKVAKLRQSYARFLNE; from the coding sequence ATGACTCAAGCCCATCCGTCCGAACAGGCCATCTTTGCTGGCGGCTGCTTCTGGTGTACCGAAGCAGTCATGCTGCGTGTGCGAGGCGTGCAGCAGGTGGAAAGCGGTTACATCGGTGGCCGGCGGCCCAACCCCAGCTACGAGCAGGTCTGCACCGGCGTCACCGGCCATGCCGAAGCGGTGCGGGTGACCTTCGACCCTGCCGAGGTAAGTTACCGCGACCTGCTGCACATCTTTTTCGGCACGCACGACCCCACCACCCTCAACCGCCAGGGCGCTGACCGGGGCACCCAGTACCGCAGCGCCCTGTTTCCCCTGACGGATGCCCAGCGTGCCGAGGCTCAGGCGGTGATAGAGGAGCTGAACACCAGCACCTTCGGCGGCGCCATCGTGACCAGCATTGAGGAACCCAGCGAGTTCTACGTGGCTGAGGAGTACCACCAGGACTACTACGCCAACAACCCGCAGAATCCCTACTGCAGCGCCGTGGTGGGGCCCAAAGTTGCCAAGCTGCGTCAAAGCTACGCCCGGTTTCTGAACGAATGA
- a CDS encoding butyrate kinase produces MRVYVLSVSSSRLKVALAELNLPETEAAAESSLPAPDSRLDLALTRSDFPAEGELLDGTGLNLDRALACLQQTAADWPRPDAVVTLAQWDDPAGGHWAGRPQVIRIEPEHLALAGQDLPTGAVLGIRGLRLAIAWAQALAVPLLTVPLPQSTELPAEARETGIPGLKRDPRFHVLNSEMAAREAAFDVGKRFSEAAVVTAHLGSTSSVTAYRGGRPVGSTGSGLSGGPMGLRQAGPVPPATLQQLIQGGEQGWPPRHAWTEFWTGEGGLRALTGYSTVHELMAAEETDPRVQAAAAAFVHQVACAVGQQAGALTARPDAIVLTGPLARWDSVMGRLEARLSWMAPVFVVPGDPEFEAVAHAAGRALLGWSPVTVWPPEAAAAPGVAAGAAGAHHTGHHSDSHYTGSR; encoded by the coding sequence ATGCGCGTGTACGTACTGAGCGTGAGCAGCAGCCGCCTGAAAGTGGCGCTGGCCGAACTCAATCTTCCTGAAACAGAGGCCGCAGCGGAGTCCTCGCTGCCGGCACCGGACAGCCGGCTGGACCTTGCGCTGACCCGCAGCGACTTTCCTGCCGAAGGCGAACTGCTGGACGGCACCGGCCTCAACCTGGACCGCGCTCTGGCCTGCTTGCAGCAGACGGCGGCCGACTGGCCCCGTCCTGACGCTGTGGTTACCCTGGCCCAGTGGGATGACCCGGCCGGGGGGCACTGGGCTGGCCGGCCGCAGGTCATCCGGATTGAGCCTGAGCACCTGGCGCTGGCTGGGCAGGACCTGCCGACCGGCGCCGTGCTGGGCATCCGCGGCCTGCGGCTGGCGATTGCCTGGGCGCAGGCGCTGGCCGTGCCGCTGCTGACAGTGCCGCTGCCGCAGAGCACCGAACTGCCCGCCGAAGCCCGCGAAACCGGGATTCCCGGCCTGAAGCGCGACCCGCGTTTTCATGTGCTCAATTCCGAAATGGCCGCCCGCGAGGCCGCCTTTGACGTGGGAAAGCGCTTTAGCGAGGCGGCGGTGGTAACTGCCCACCTTGGCAGCACCAGCAGTGTGACCGCCTACCGGGGTGGGCGGCCCGTCGGGTCCACCGGGTCGGGCCTGAGCGGTGGGCCGATGGGCCTGCGGCAAGCTGGCCCGGTGCCGCCCGCCACCTTGCAGCAGCTGATACAGGGCGGCGAGCAGGGCTGGCCTCCCCGGCATGCCTGGACCGAGTTCTGGACGGGTGAAGGCGGCCTGCGCGCACTGACCGGCTACAGCACCGTGCATGAGCTGATGGCCGCCGAGGAAACCGACCCCCGCGTGCAGGCGGCCGCCGCCGCATTCGTTCATCAGGTGGCCTGCGCGGTGGGGCAGCAGGCAGGAGCGCTGACCGCCCGCCCCGATGCCATTGTGCTGACCGGCCCGCTGGCCCGCTGGGACAGCGTGATGGGCCGCCTGGAAGCCCGCCTGAGCTGGATGGCGCCGGTGTTCGTGGTGCCGGGCGACCCCGAATTCGAAGCGGTGGCCCACGCTGCCGGCCGCGCCCTGCTGGGCTGGTCTCCGGTCACGGTCTGGCCGCCTGAAGCCGCCGCCGCACCGGGGGTGGCGGCAGGTGCTGCCGGGGCCCACCATACCGGCCACCACAGCGATTCCCACTACACAGGTTCCAGATGA
- a CDS encoding aspartate/glutamate racemase family protein codes for MRTVAVIGGSPQDTCLGAEVLARLAPELNLLEQSVSESPRAQTLFQNAGPEFRQQHMCEVLRGVQAQGAHGAYIYCNSLSGATDLSALGTELGLPLVTPLHAYREWAHEYRALGVMAANASGHAGIERTLLHANPELRLIQFAQLDLADAVEQGRSPQDTVQAFHLAELTSLLSRLGAEAIILGCTHFPAFGAALAPLSPVPLLDPAGEMWQQLAAQLEHSAKK; via the coding sequence ATGCGAACCGTGGCCGTTATCGGGGGAAGCCCGCAGGACACCTGCCTGGGCGCTGAAGTGCTGGCGCGGTTGGCGCCTGAGCTGAACCTGCTGGAGCAGTCCGTCTCCGAGTCGCCCCGCGCACAGACCCTGTTTCAGAACGCTGGGCCGGAGTTCCGCCAGCAGCACATGTGTGAGGTGCTGCGCGGCGTGCAGGCCCAGGGCGCACACGGCGCCTATATCTACTGCAACTCGCTGAGTGGGGCCACCGACCTGTCTGCTCTGGGGACCGAACTGGGCTTGCCGCTGGTTACCCCGCTGCACGCCTACCGCGAGTGGGCGCACGAGTACCGCGCGTTGGGCGTCATGGCTGCCAACGCCAGCGGCCACGCCGGCATCGAGCGCACCCTGCTGCATGCCAACCCGGAGTTGCGGCTCATACAGTTCGCGCAGCTGGACCTGGCCGACGCGGTCGAGCAGGGCCGGTCTCCGCAGGACACCGTGCAGGCGTTCCACCTGGCCGAGTTGACGTCGCTGCTGTCCCGCTTGGGAGCCGAGGCCATCATCCTGGGCTGCACGCATTTCCCAGCGTTCGGGGCCGCGCTGGCCCCCCTCAGCCCGGTGCCGCTGCTCGACCCGGCGGGGGAGATGTGGCAGCAACTGGCAGCGCAGCTGGAGCATTCGGCAAAAAAATGA